In Drosophila bipectinata strain 14024-0381.07 chromosome 2R, DbipHiC1v2, whole genome shotgun sequence, one genomic interval encodes:
- the LOC108133199 gene encoding lysozyme 2: MFRLLVNLASLWLLMNCISSYEVTNKPVTEDCLDCLCETMSGCNSSAICVNGACGIFRITWGYWVQAGELTLPNDTALSNDAFTNCVNEPYCAANTVQNFMHKHGQDCNNDEVIDCLDYGALHKLGNLKCRDELPYIFQKVFQRCLKAKQRLAEETITKLIEQSST, translated from the exons ATGTTTAGGTTACTTGTTAACTTGGCTAGCTTGTGGCTACTGATGAACTGTATTTCCAGTTATGAGG TGACAAATAAGCCCGTCACGGAAGATTGCCTGGACTGTTTGTGCGAAACAATGAGTGGTTGCAATTCCTCGGCCATTTGCGTAAATGGGGCCTGTGGCATATTCCGCATCACCTGGGGCTACTGGGTACAAGCTGGCGAGTTGACCTTACCGAATGATACAGCTCTTTCCAATGATG CCTTTACCAACTGTGTGAATGAACCCTATTGTGCTGCCAATACGGTCCAGAACTTTATGCATAAACACGGTCAGGACTGCAACAATGATGAAGTTATAGACTGCTTGGATTACGGAGCCCTCCATAAACTGGGAAACCTTAAGTGTCGTGACGAGTTGCCCTACATCTTTCAGAAGGTCTTCCAGAGATGTTTGAAAGCCAAACAGCGACTCGCGGAGGAAACAATCACCAAATTAATAGAACAATCTTCAACATAA